A single Pantoea rwandensis DNA region contains:
- a CDS encoding Fic/DOC family protein, producing the protein MSKYHLNSAETIYQPESSGKVLLNKLGIIDSEEMEALESGLLLMMYERLFLESEPLTSLNFEHIQVWHRYWLGNVYKWAGRLRNVNLVKDGFKFAAAERIPHLISDFEKRYLSRFEKLKVLSRLELTCYLAECHVEFILIHPFREGNGRLSRLLFDALSVQAGTGLLDYSLWDEHRTFYFKAIQAGASGNIQPMLLLINDILPC; encoded by the coding sequence TTGTCTAAATATCATCTAAACTCTGCGGAGACAATATATCAACCCGAGTCTTCAGGAAAAGTGTTATTGAATAAGCTAGGAATTATCGATTCAGAAGAAATGGAAGCACTTGAGTCGGGGTTGCTATTAATGATGTATGAACGGCTTTTCTTAGAATCAGAACCCTTAACATCATTGAATTTCGAACACATCCAGGTTTGGCATCGTTACTGGCTGGGTAATGTGTATAAATGGGCAGGCCGATTACGTAATGTTAATCTCGTCAAAGATGGATTTAAATTTGCTGCCGCTGAACGTATACCTCACCTGATTAGTGATTTTGAAAAACGTTATCTAAGTCGCTTTGAAAAACTTAAAGTCTTGAGTCGTTTAGAGCTAACTTGTTATCTGGCAGAATGCCATGTGGAGTTTATCTTGATTCATCCATTCAGGGAGGGAAACGGAAGGTTATCGCGTCTGCTATTTGATGCATTATCTGTTCAGGCTGGAACTGGATTGCTGGACTATAGCTTGTGGGACGAGCATCGAACATTTTATTTCAAGGCTATTCAGGCTGGGGCATCAGGTAACATTCAACCTATGCTGCTGCTGATAAACGATATTTTGCCGTGCTAA
- a CDS encoding phage integrase, with amino-acid sequence MAVRKLPTGGWLCEIYPNGAGGKRTRKKFATKGEALAFEQHAVQLPWQEEKEDRRTLNDLVSAWYGAHGITLKDGEKRQLAMRHAHECMGEPLARDFDAQMFSRYRERRLKGDFARSNRVKEVSPRTLNLELAYFRAVFNEMSRLGEWKGENPLKNVRPFRTEESEMAWLNHQQINVLLAECRNSEHADLETVVKLCLATGARWSEAEGLKKSQISKFKITFTKTKGRKNRTVPITEQVYKLIPENKTGRLFADCYGAFRSALDRTEIELPAGQLTHVLRHTFASHFMMNGGNLLVLQRVLGHTDIKMTMRYAHFAPDHLEEAAKLNPLATSGDEMATQTANSGK; translated from the coding sequence ATGGCTGTTCGTAAACTGCCCACTGGTGGCTGGCTCTGCGAAATTTACCCAAACGGTGCCGGAGGCAAACGCACCCGCAAGAAATTCGCCACCAAAGGTGAAGCCTTAGCTTTCGAGCAGCATGCAGTGCAATTGCCTTGGCAAGAAGAAAAAGAGGATAGGCGGACGCTCAATGATTTGGTTTCTGCCTGGTACGGCGCTCATGGCATCACACTTAAAGATGGAGAGAAACGCCAACTTGCAATGCGGCATGCACATGAGTGCATGGGCGAACCACTTGCTCGCGATTTTGATGCTCAGATGTTTTCTCGATATCGCGAACGCAGATTAAAAGGTGACTTCGCGCGCTCTAACCGCGTTAAAGAAGTATCCCCGCGAACCTTGAATCTTGAACTCGCTTATTTTCGTGCAGTGTTTAATGAAATGAGCAGGCTGGGTGAATGGAAGGGTGAGAATCCCCTGAAGAACGTCAGGCCTTTTCGCACCGAAGAATCAGAAATGGCGTGGCTCAATCATCAGCAGATTAATGTATTACTGGCGGAATGTAGGAACAGTGAACACGCCGATCTCGAAACAGTAGTAAAACTTTGTCTCGCAACAGGCGCAAGGTGGTCTGAGGCTGAAGGATTGAAAAAAAGTCAGATATCTAAATTTAAAATCACCTTCACCAAAACTAAAGGTCGTAAAAATAGAACCGTTCCGATTACAGAACAGGTCTACAAACTTATTCCAGAAAACAAAACTGGAAGATTATTTGCTGATTGTTATGGTGCGTTTCGTTCAGCTTTAGACAGAACAGAAATAGAGTTGCCAGCAGGCCAACTAACCCACGTTTTACGGCACACCTTTGCCAGTCACTTTATGATGAATGGTGGAAACCTTCTAGTTTTGCAGAGAGTGCTGGGGCACACTGATATCAAGATGACGATGCGTTATGCACACTTCGCTCCCGACCATCTTGAGGAAGCAGCTAAGTTAAACCCCTTGGCTACAAGTGGCGATGAAATGGCGACGCAGACGGCTAACAGTGGCAAATAG
- a CDS encoding phage repressor protein CI, whose product MKFDTSKLDNVKILDRICAVYGFHQKIQLANHFDIAASSLSNRYSRGNVSFDFAALCSIETGTDLNWILTGDGKPNAQATVGKLDNCEVIELDKFTISESNLTQIGTFGIDVSLLSKPDGKLFCVMVESAAFIIEESSVVSDGEKLIDVDGVISIREIAVLPGKRLHVTGGKIPFECSFEDIRVLGRVVGIYREVK is encoded by the coding sequence ATGAAATTCGATACATCGAAGCTAGACAATGTAAAAATCCTCGACAGAATCTGCGCCGTGTATGGTTTTCATCAAAAAATCCAATTAGCTAATCACTTTGATATCGCGGCAAGTTCCCTCTCAAACCGCTACTCGCGCGGCAATGTCTCCTTTGACTTTGCAGCATTGTGTTCAATCGAGACAGGAACTGATTTGAACTGGATACTGACAGGCGATGGGAAGCCAAATGCTCAAGCAACCGTCGGGAAACTAGATAATTGTGAAGTCATCGAACTTGATAAATTCACAATTAGTGAATCTAACCTCACTCAAATAGGCACTTTTGGGATTGATGTAAGCTTGCTTAGCAAACCTGATGGAAAATTGTTCTGCGTAATGGTCGAATCCGCGGCCTTCATCATTGAGGAAAGCAGCGTTGTTTCAGATGGTGAAAAGCTGATCGATGTTGATGGGGTTATTAGCATTCGAGAAATCGCGGTTTTGCCTGGCAAACGCCTTCATGTCACAGGGGGCAAAATCCCTTTTGAATGTTCATTTGAAGATATACGTGTGCTTGGCAGAGTCGTTGGTATTTATCGCGAGGTTAAGTAA
- a CDS encoding phage regulatory CII family protein, protein MFDFKISTQSQFDEACRKFAATHNLTELAQRAEMKVQTLRNKLNPDQVHKLTVEEMLLLTDLTEDATLVDGMLAQLQCLPCVPVNEMAKDKYSAYVLKATAEVGVLAASAFGSGKVTANCRRGIVEAANTGIRCMMLAALAVQTRIHSNPTLASTVDAISGLGASIGMS, encoded by the coding sequence ATGTTTGATTTTAAGATTTCCACCCAAAGCCAGTTTGATGAAGCCTGTCGCAAGTTTGCTGCCACTCATAACCTGACCGAGTTGGCGCAGCGTGCAGAGATGAAAGTGCAGACACTGCGCAACAAGCTGAATCCTGATCAGGTGCACAAACTGACGGTTGAAGAAATGCTGCTGCTTACCGACCTGACAGAAGACGCAACACTGGTTGATGGCATGCTGGCGCAGTTGCAGTGCCTGCCGTGTGTACCAGTAAACGAAATGGCTAAAGACAAGTATTCGGCTTATGTCCTGAAAGCCACCGCTGAAGTGGGGGTGCTGGCAGCAAGCGCATTTGGTTCTGGCAAGGTAACTGCTAATTGCCGTCGCGGGATCGTTGAAGCGGCTAATACCGGTATTCGTTGCATGATGCTGGCAGCGCTGGCAGTACAGACACGTATCCATTCCAACCCGACTTTAGCCTCAACCGTGGATGCAATTAGCGGGCTGGGTGCTTCTATCGGCATGAGTTGA
- a CDS encoding phage filamentation protein Fil family protein has translation MISLAARLKKQSPSMSYGNGWIMGEKGKPWHPVMCSQGKEVKQRGKSWLSKVMQCWAS, from the coding sequence ATGATCTCATTAGCAGCACGCCTGAAGAAGCAAAGCCCGTCAATGTCCTACGGAAACGGCTGGATTATGGGTGAGAAAGGCAAGCCATGGCATCCGGTAATGTGCAGCCAGGGCAAAGAAGTAAAGCAGAGAGGTAAATCATGGCTATCGAAGGTAATGCAATGCTGGGCGAGCTGA
- a CDS encoding DUF5347 family protein — MAIEGNAMLGELTAGQRVSALNHLSAIRSQFGGNSEKELSRFFSDMRDVRDGNYQENKRALSAILFLANIGKDRHDVDFSELTTDEKATLIRAMNQLKAVVSLFPKRLALSN; from the coding sequence ATGGCTATCGAAGGTAATGCAATGCTGGGCGAGCTGACAGCAGGCCAGCGGGTTTCAGCTTTAAATCACCTTTCCGCAATTCGCTCTCAGTTTGGCGGTAATAGTGAAAAAGAGTTGTCGCGGTTCTTTTCTGATATGCGCGATGTAAGAGACGGAAATTATCAGGAAAACAAACGAGCTCTAAGTGCGATTCTTTTTTTAGCGAACATCGGTAAAGACAGACACGATGTTGATTTTAGTGAACTGACTACTGATGAAAAAGCGACGCTTATTCGTGCAATGAATCAATTAAAAGCAGTCGTGAGTTTATTTCCAAAAAGATTGGCTCTGTCTAATTAA
- a CDS encoding DUF2732 family protein codes for MRNIETRKFEAEVEQLSTIITQARTEERVERGLQVARRLTDLAMRIQQKGLNSVEAAELLRQEAERFENEAREAVH; via the coding sequence ATGCGAAATATTGAAACCCGTAAGTTCGAAGCCGAGGTGGAGCAGCTTTCCACGATCATCACACAGGCCCGCACAGAAGAACGCGTAGAGCGTGGCCTGCAGGTGGCTCGCCGTTTAACTGATCTGGCTATGCGCATTCAGCAGAAAGGTCTGAACAGCGTAGAAGCTGCTGAGTTGCTTCGTCAGGAAGCTGAACGTTTTGAGAACGAAGCGCGTGAGGCGGTGCACTAA
- a CDS encoding TraR/DksA family transcriptional regulator — protein MADSMDLVQQRVEEELARNLANAKQHPVGASEFFCLSCDAEIPEARRRALPGVQLCVTCKSIGELKSAHYSGGAV, from the coding sequence ATGGCTGACTCAATGGACTTGGTACAGCAGCGAGTTGAAGAAGAGCTGGCGCGCAATTTGGCGAACGCAAAACAGCACCCTGTCGGTGCGAGTGAGTTTTTCTGCCTGTCATGTGACGCCGAAATTCCTGAAGCCCGTCGCCGTGCGCTGCCGGGCGTCCAGCTTTGTGTGACCTGTAAGTCAATCGGCGAACTCAAGAGCGCCCATTATTCAGGGGGTGCAGTATGA
- a CDS encoding DNA adenine methylase produces the protein MSTILKWAGSKAGIMPALSVHLPQGKRLVEPFAGSCAVMMNTDYPQYLIADINPDLINLYRQVKEHTRPFIVMAAQMFNQNANFEDYYRIRGEFNLCLSLTLLQRAVYFLYLNRHGYRGLCRYNQKGGFNTPFAKNDTAYFPLAEIEAFAEKAQRATFICADFKETLQMVEGGDVVYCDPPYDGTFSQYFGDGFGKEQHSQLASMLAGIADTNAVVCSNSDNEFTRQLYSRFNTSSVTAPRSIGSKAGDAKRGAEIIAVLKPQNEFAVIGWDMASGPDISVEAGVPQ, from the coding sequence ATGAGCACCATTCTGAAATGGGCTGGAAGCAAGGCGGGCATTATGCCCGCTCTTTCCGTTCATCTGCCGCAAGGTAAGCGTCTGGTTGAACCTTTCGCGGGTTCATGCGCAGTAATGATGAATACGGATTATCCTCAGTATTTAATCGCTGATATTAATCCCGATCTTATTAATCTTTATCGTCAGGTTAAAGAGCATACACGCCCGTTTATTGTTATGGCGGCGCAGATGTTTAACCAGAACGCGAACTTTGAGGATTATTACCGCATCCGTGGAGAGTTTAATCTTTGTCTTTCACTGACGCTTTTGCAGCGTGCCGTTTATTTCCTGTACCTGAATCGTCACGGATATCGCGGCCTCTGTCGTTATAACCAGAAAGGCGGATTTAATACCCCGTTCGCCAAAAACGACACCGCATATTTTCCACTGGCTGAAATTGAAGCGTTTGCCGAAAAAGCACAGCGCGCGACTTTCATCTGTGCTGACTTCAAAGAAACCCTGCAGATGGTTGAAGGCGGGGATGTTGTTTATTGCGATCCGCCATATGACGGCACATTCAGTCAGTATTTCGGTGATGGGTTTGGCAAAGAGCAGCATAGCCAACTTGCCTCAATGTTAGCCGGTATTGCTGATACGAATGCGGTGGTTTGTTCAAACAGCGATAACGAGTTCACCCGCCAGCTATACAGCCGGTTCAACACATCTTCAGTGACAGCCCCTCGCAGCATTGGCAGCAAAGCCGGTGATGCAAAGCGCGGTGCGGAAATTATCGCAGTGCTCAAACCGCAGAATGAATTTGCTGTGATTGGCTGGGATATGGCGTCCGGGCCAGACATCTCTGTTGAAGCAGGGGTGCCGCAATGA
- a CDS encoding replication endonuclease, translating to MMESVILSDWAYDWNKPKSAIASPYPTYEEMHSRNQMIAALVHAQELLEKQPTLVQLDVKRRISDLEKTQGTARANAYFTKTFVERTLPRVEVVSAQYRLGDMSAGTINIFTDNAPQNTGAARPVGALWELMRRFNRLPDMARADVDLLAGDVANFILAELVQAHHQASDESDYKYTHRVYMTAAAITRELNQTPPLWEKVTSRLFDPEEVTPAIMRMQTEKWWKGRLRRVAASWREHLQIALANVSKKHTPYASNMTVAEWREQKRRTREFLKSLELEDEEGNRISLIDKYDGSVANPAIRRCELMTRIRGFENICIEMGFVGEFYTLTAPARYHATIKSGHRNRKWNGSSPSDTQRYLCTVWQKIRAKLHREDIRIFGIRVAEPHHDGTPHWHMLMFMLPENVDQVRQIIRDYAYHEDSGELTTYKARKARFHAEAIDPEKGSATGYVAKYISKNIDGYALDGELDDESGKDLKETAPAVSAWAARWHIRQFQFVGGAPVTVYRELRRMADSETAHGLSVEFAAAHDAADAGDWAGYVNAQGGPFVRRDDLAVRTWYQASDEVNEYGEETVRIKGVFATEVGEDTPILTRLAQWKIVPKRAVAFDFDLQDAPASSWSSVNNCTGGLRSEDSNPPESFEKIELDGLSKKERRQLLARIRAEQPKKRHKKLRRSDKIEAACDNVISQVRDLCGETISRGLAVRLIGGTQTEIAGRMFYSSAYGDLFRPKIERKTIGVLERFNRLAEQVRAKNAQ from the coding sequence ATGATGGAGTCTGTAATCCTGTCAGATTGGGCGTACGACTGGAATAAACCTAAAAGCGCCATCGCCAGCCCATATCCTACTTACGAGGAAATGCACAGCCGCAACCAGATGATTGCGGCTTTAGTGCACGCACAGGAGCTACTTGAAAAGCAGCCAACACTGGTGCAACTCGACGTTAAGCGTCGTATTAGTGATCTGGAAAAAACACAGGGTACAGCCCGTGCCAATGCGTACTTTACGAAGACTTTCGTAGAGCGCACATTGCCACGTGTTGAGGTAGTCAGCGCTCAGTATCGCCTCGGTGATATGAGTGCCGGCACAATCAATATTTTCACTGATAACGCACCGCAAAACACCGGAGCTGCCAGACCTGTAGGTGCTCTGTGGGAGTTAATGCGCCGCTTTAATCGCCTGCCAGATATGGCAAGAGCGGATGTTGATTTGCTGGCTGGCGATGTTGCAAATTTCATCCTGGCTGAACTGGTGCAGGCGCATCATCAGGCCAGCGATGAGTCAGATTATAAGTACACACACCGCGTTTATATGACCGCTGCTGCTATCACGCGGGAGCTGAACCAGACTCCGCCGTTGTGGGAAAAAGTTACATCGCGCCTGTTTGACCCGGAAGAAGTTACCCCGGCAATCATGCGCATGCAGACGGAAAAATGGTGGAAAGGCAGACTGCGCCGCGTAGCAGCTTCATGGCGTGAACATCTTCAGATTGCGCTGGCGAATGTCAGTAAAAAGCACACCCCTTACGCCAGCAATATGACCGTTGCTGAATGGCGCGAGCAAAAGCGCCGCACGCGCGAGTTTCTGAAGTCGCTGGAGTTGGAAGACGAAGAAGGCAACCGTATCAGCCTGATCGATAAATACGACGGCAGCGTGGCTAATCCGGCGATCCGTCGTTGCGAACTGATGACCCGCATCCGTGGATTTGAAAACATCTGCATCGAGATGGGCTTTGTGGGTGAGTTTTATACCCTGACGGCGCCAGCCCGCTATCACGCCACTATCAAATCAGGCCACCGTAACCGTAAGTGGAACGGCTCAAGTCCCTCAGACACGCAGCGCTATCTCTGCACGGTATGGCAAAAAATCCGCGCCAAACTGCATCGCGAAGATATCCGTATTTTCGGCATCCGCGTTGCTGAGCCGCATCATGACGGCACTCCGCACTGGCACATGTTGATGTTCATGCTTCCTGAGAATGTGGATCAGGTGCGCCAGATAATCCGCGATTACGCATACCACGAAGACAGCGGCGAGCTGACTACTTATAAAGCCCGTAAAGCCCGCTTTCACGCTGAAGCTATTGATCCAGAAAAAGGTAGTGCTACCGGCTACGTGGCGAAATACATTTCCAAAAACATTGATGGCTATGCGCTCGATGGTGAGCTGGATGATGAAAGCGGTAAAGATCTGAAAGAGACTGCGCCTGCGGTTTCCGCATGGGCCGCTCGCTGGCACATCCGTCAGTTCCAGTTTGTCGGTGGTGCACCTGTCACCGTATATCGCGAGTTGCGCCGCATGGCAGACAGCGAAACAGCCCACGGTCTGAGCGTTGAGTTTGCTGCTGCGCATGATGCTGCCGACGCTGGTGATTGGGCCGGATACGTTAACGCGCAGGGTGGGCCGTTTGTCCGTCGTGATGATCTGGCGGTTCGCACCTGGTATCAGGCCAGTGATGAAGTAAACGAATACGGCGAAGAAACAGTACGTATTAAGGGTGTATTTGCCACTGAAGTTGGTGAAGACACGCCAATCCTAACCCGTCTGGCACAGTGGAAGATCGTTCCGAAGCGTGCCGTTGCTTTTGATTTTGACCTTCAGGACGCGCCCGCGTCCTCTTGGAGTTCTGTCAATAACTGTACGGGAGGTTTGAGATCTGAGGATTCAAACCCACCTGAAAGCTTCGAAAAAATTGAGCTTGATGGCTTGAGTAAGAAAGAACGGCGCCAGCTTCTTGCCCGGATAAGGGCAGAGCAACCCAAAAAGCGGCATAAGAAACTGCGGCGATCAGACAAAATTGAGGCAGCTTGCGACAACGTTATAAGCCAGGTGAGAGATTTATGCGGTGAAACGATTAGTCGCGGGCTGGCTGTGCGCCTAATT